A window of the Brassica napus cultivar Da-Ae chromosome A2, Da-Ae, whole genome shotgun sequence genome harbors these coding sequences:
- the BNAA02G01900D gene encoding uncharacterized protein BNAA02G01900D: protein MAEGEGSSRGQPKRGQIRKTEVISYEKSITQLSREGRQTHLVVDRARKTPLNTNSRSYSTVFDNTSPQYNWLRDGWLVEERRIVLTGRLYRYYYDPLGQVYGTRYEVEQMCAYIDRNKNRKKREIIIID from the exons ATGGCGGAGGGTGAAGGAAGCTCTAGAGGCCAGCCAAAGAGGGGGCAGATCAGAAAAACTGAAGTCATCAGTTACGAGAAAAGCATCACGCAACTGTCAAGAGAAGGGAGACAGACGCATTTGGTTGTGGACCGAGCCCGTAAAACGCCATTGAACACAAATTCTAGATCTTACTCTACTGTCTTTGATAATACCTCTCCTCAGTACAACTGGCTTCGTGATGGCTGGCTCGTTGAGGAGCGTCGCATAGTGCTGACCGGCCGACTTTACCGG TACTATTACGATCCACTGGGACAAGTATACGGTACAAGGTACGAAGTGGAGCAGATGTGCGCATACATTGACAGGAATAAGAACAGAAAGAAGCGCGAGATCATCATCATCGACTAA
- the LOC106384486 gene encoding protein ELC-like has product MAPPPPSDPAKIQQIQQFLTSVLSQRGPSALPYAETTKWLIRQHLLTLISSHSSLEPKTATFTHNDGRSAILLQADGTIPMPFQGVSYNIPVVIWLLESYPRDPPRVYVNPTRDMIIKRPHSNVSPSGLVSLPYLHAWVYPSSNLLDLASQLSAAFSTDPPLYSQRRPQSSGSGYARPSPSPSIGSGYSRPSPSPPIGSGYARPPPPSYQHQQRTDDAAEVYKRNAINKLVEMVHVDLVVMRSAREAEAEGLLSLQANLKRREEDLNNGLQEMAREKETLEQELQVISMNTDVLDSWVRDNQGKSNSLLADLDVDSAFVCKETMSKQMLECTASDLAIEDVVYSMDKSFRDGLLPFDQYLRSVRLLSRDQFFHRATAEKVKGMQMEAQVASIAARLQL; this is encoded by the coding sequence ATGGCTCCTCCTCCGCCTTCAGATCCGGCGAAGATCCAACAAATCCAGCAATTCCTCACCTCCGTACTCTCCCAGCGCGGCCCCTCCGCTCTCCCCTACGCCGAAACCACCAAATGGCTAATCCGCCAACACCTCCTCACCCTAATCTCCTCCCACTCCTCCCTCGAGCCCAAAACGGCGACGTTCACTCACAACGACGGACGCTCCGCGATCCTCCTCCAAGCGGACGGGACCATCCCGATGCCTTTCCAGGGAGTCAGCTACAACATCCCCGTCGTCATCTGGCTCCTCGAATCGTACCCTCGCGATCCCCCTCGCGTCTACGTGAACCCCACGCGCGACATGATCATCAAGCGCCCTCACTCCAACGTCTCCCCGAGTGGACTCGTCTCGCTCCCTTATCTCCACGCCTGGGTTTACCCTAGCTCCAACCTCCTCGATCTCGCCTCTCAGCTCAGCGCCGCCTTCTCCACAGATCCGCCGTTGTACTCTCAGCGCCGCCCTCAATCCTCCGGATCTGGATACGCCAGGCCTTCGCCGTCTCCCTCGATCGGATCTGGATACTCACGACCTTCGCCGTCTCCTCCGATCGGATCTGGATACGCGAGGCCTCCTCCTCCGTCTTACCAGCATCAGCAGCGGACGGATGATGCGGCGGAGGTTTACAAGAGAAACGCGATCAACAAGCTAGTGGAGATGGTCCACGTGGATCTCGTCGTGATGAGGAGCGCGAGAGAAGCTGAAGCGGAAGGGCTATTGAGCTTACAAGCTAACCTCAAGAGGAGAGAGGAAGATCTCAACAACGGCTTACAAGAGATGGCGAGGGAGAAAGAGACGTTGGAGCAGGAGTTGCAAGTCATCTCCATGAACACCGACGTTCTTGATTCCTGGGTTAGAGATAACCAAGGCAAATCGAATAGTCTGCTTGCGGATTTGGATGTGGACAGTGCGTTTGTTTGCAAGGAAACAATGTCTAAACAGATGCTGGAGTGCACTGCGTCGGATTTAGCTATTGAGGATGTTGTTTACTCGATGGATAAGTCGTTTAGAGATGGGTTGTTACCGTTTGATCAGTATTTGAGGAGTGTGAGGTTGTTGTCGAGGGATCAGTTTTTCCACCGAGCCACGGCGGAGAAGGTTAAGGGGATGCAGATGGAAGCTCAGGTTGCTTCTATTGCAGCTAGGTTGCAGTTGTGA
- the LOC106416392 gene encoding non-specific lipid transfer protein GPI-anchored 30-like produces MEMKFFSFYAIVAALLVVANFGIIHTSGQSVSCLNQLAPCLNYLNGTKDVPEVCCNPLKSVIRNNPECLCRMISNRGSSKAEQAGINVNDAQMLPARCGEHVNPIACLTRSRGSTNSDRSSSTGNSSSQSYWMTTLAFAVTLLSFILQIN; encoded by the exons ATGGAGATgaagtttttctctttttatgcCATTGTAGCTGCACTTCTAGTTGTAGCCAACTTTGGGATTATACACACAAGTGGACAgagcgtttcgtgcttgaaccAGCTTGCACCATGCCTCAACTACCTCAATGGAACCAAGGATGTGCCAGAAGTTTGCTGTAACCCTCTAAAATCTGTGATTAGGAACAATCCAGAGTGCTTGTGTCGTATGATAAGTAACCGTGGGAGTTCAAAGGCTGAACAAGCTGGCATCAATGTCAATGATGCTCAAATGTTGCCTGCTCGATGTGGAGAACACGTCAATCCCATTGCCTGCTTGACTC GATCTCGAGGATCTACAAACTCAGACCGAAGTTCCTCCACTGGCAACTCCTCTTCTCAGTCCTACTGGATGACAACATTAGCTTTTGCAGTGACTCTTTTGTCATTTATTCTTCAAATAAACTGA
- the LOC106416401 gene encoding ethylene-responsive transcription factor LEP-like: MNTSKSKKKQEEAGTKFLGVRRRPWGRYAAEIRDPTTKERHWLGTFDTAEEAALAYDRAARSMRGTRARTNFVYSDMPPSSSVTSIISPDDPTPTPPPPPPAATPCSDDPVDYLMMFNQYSSTDSPMLQPAQVESSYMFGGSPSCYSNSSSELPPLPSDLSNSCYSQQPWSVEDYSSATYFEGEYVHSPMFSTMPSVSDSLPQGFNHFGSYN, encoded by the coding sequence ATGAACACATCAAAGAGcaagaagaagcaagaagaggcTGGTACAAAGTTTCTTGGGGTGAGGAGGAGGCCTTGGGGAAGATACGCAGCTGAGATTAGAGACCCAACAACCAAGGAGCGTCACTGGCTTGGCACTTTTGATACCGCCGAGGAAGCTGCCTTGGCCTACGATAGAGCAGCTCGGTCCATGCGTGGCACTCGCGCCCGAACCAACTTTGTCTACTCAGACATGCCTCCTTCCTCTTCCGTCACTTCCATCATTTCTCCTGACGATCCAACTCCAACTCCTCCTCCGCCTCCTCCTGCTGCTACTCCTTGCTCTGACGATCCTGTTGATTACCTGATGATGTTTAACCAATATTCATCCACAGACTCGCCAATGCTGCAGCCAGCTCAAGTGGAGAGTAGTTACATGTTTGGTGGCTCTCCTTCTTGTTATTCTAATAGCAGCAGCGAGCTGCCTCCTCTGCCGAGCGACCTATCAAATTCTTGTTACAGCCAACAACCGTGGAGCGTGGAAGACTACTCATCAGCTACCTATTTCGAGGGTGAGTACGTTCACAGCCCAATGTTCAGCACAATGCCATCTGTTTCTGACTCTTTGCCTCAAGGCTTCAACCATTTCGGCTCCTATAATTAA
- the LOC125588999 gene encoding uncharacterized protein LOC125588999, which translates to MDGTGAVVIHFDHGGDKNIYTLVMRGKYEEITYSRLVDRIGKKMNIDVAATKLQLSYYPLVVDNKRPCYILDDEDVLGYLMEVDRKNRRSVLHVEFSENISENQSNEQFSMNEEIQIDARANDGMAGVEELAIVPQNQSDGYNHEELAIVPPRQSDRYEHEDCNEEGDEMNDREELPAVTPSVDTIVNAEWDDGIDMSLYQEFATKEELRNLVDAGVHSNCFEVDIIKTNRTVYVLKCRGVGCRWYLRAARLKNSAFFSVRTYRKMHTCTRGEGSVTKRGKRGTPSLVAGVVHEDYPGQYKTPDPKSLIKLVKNKLGVTVSYSTALRGKHKAVSDLRGNPQESFARLPSYLYMLERMNPGTITRLVVDEKKQFKYMFFALKACIEGFQAMRKVIIMDGTHLKGVYGGVLLIATAQDPDHHHYPLAFAVVDGEKNASWEWFLTILKTLIPDDPQLVFCTDRNQCIIKKVHEVYPMAIHGYCIFHLSNNVAGACSKVNKKGVARKFRKIAGMYTEVEFRKSYNDFRRTLPQAAEYLDESVHETKWARCQFPGERYNIDTTNTVESINGVLKEPRKYALLPMLDVNKYRDLSLRVPERQILIPYVHGILHHSYPKAKKLTVMELNRFERQYTVIGKDGQGYYVDLGNGTCQCKCFDIDRYPCVHAQAAIIARGEMSEDYCSKYYYMEQWTLAYYKTIYPVPHHSLWESYEIPDEILSQVVYPPHVERKKGRLQETRFPSAGEYRRKKKKKYPPLVCENDGIDSDESGSDGIDE; encoded by the coding sequence ATGGATGGTACTGGAGCTGTGGTGATACATTTTGATCATGGTGgagacaaaaatatttatacattagTAATGAGAGGAAAATATGAGGAGATAACCTATTCTCGCTTGGTTGATAGAATAggcaagaaaatgaatatcgaTGTAGCTGCGACGAAGCTTCAACTGAGCTACTATCCCCTGGTCGTGGATAATAAGAGGCCTTGTtatattttggatgatgaagatgttttaGGATATTTAATGGAGGTGGATAGGAAAAACCGGCGTAGTGTTTTGCATGTGGAGTTTTCCGAAAATATCTCAGAAAATCAGAGTAACGAGCAGTTTTCTATGAACGAGGAAATTCAGATTGATGCCAGAGCTAATGATGGTATGGCTGGAGTTGAGGAGTTGGCAATTGTTCCTCAAAACCAATCAGATGGGTATAATCATGAGGAGTTAGCAATTGTTCCTCCAAGACAATCAGATAGGTATGAGCATGAGGATTGCAATGAAGAGGGTGATGAAATGAATGATAGGGAGGAGTTGCCGGCTGTTACACCATCTGTAGACACAATTGTCAATGCTGAGTGGGATGATGGTATTGATATGAGTTTGTATCAAGAATTTGCGACTAAGGAAGAGCTGAGGAATTTAGTGGACGCAGGAGTGCATTCGAATTGTTTTGAGGTTGATATAATCAAGACGAATCGTACTGTTTATGTATTGAAATGTCGTGGGGTTGGATGCAGATGGTATTTACGAGCTGCAAGGCTGAAAAACTCAGCCTTTTTCAGTGTCAGAACGTATAGAAAGATGCATACGTGTACTCGGGGAGAGGGAAGTGTAACCAAGAGGGGGAAAAGAGGAACACCAAGCTTGGTCGCAGGAGTGGTGCATGAAGATTATCCAGGCCAATACAAGACTCCAGATCCAAAGTCTCTCATAAAGTTGGTGAAGAACAAACTAGGTGTCACGGTTTCATATTCTACAGCTTTGAGAGGGAAACACAAAGCTGTCAGTGATTTGCGTGGTAACCCTCAGGAGAGTTTTGCTAGACTTCCATCTTACTTGTACATGTTAGAAAGAATGAATCCTGGTACCATCACAAGATTAGTAGTGGATGAGAAGAAGCAGTTTAAGTATATGTTCTTTGCGCTTAAAGCTTGCATCGAAGGGTTTCAAGCAATGAGGAAAGTGATAATaatggatggaactcacctgaAGGGTGTGTATGGAGGAGTGCTTCTCATTGCCACTGCTCAGGATccagatcatcatcattatccccTCGCTTTTGCGGTAGTAGATGGTGAGAAAAATGCGAGCTGGGAGTGGTTTTTGACTATACTGAAAACTTTGATACCAGATGATCCTCAGCTTGTTTTTTGTACTGATAGAAACCAATGCATCATCAAGAAGGTGCACGAGGTGTACCCAATGGCGATCCATGGATATTGCATTTTTCACTTGTCTAATAATGTTGCCGGAGCATGCAGCAAAGTTAACAAGAAAGGGGTTGCCAGAAAGTTTAGAAAAATTGCTGGTATGTACACAGAGGTCGAGTTCAGAAAAAGCTACAATGATTTCAGGAGAACGTTGCCTCAAGCCGCTGAGTATCTAGATGAGAGTGTTCATGAGACCAAATGGGCAAGATGTCAATTTCCGGGAGAAAGGTACAACATAGATACAACCAACACTGTTGAATCAATCAATGGTGTTTTAAAGGAACCAAGGAAATATGCATTGTTGCCAATGCTTGATGTGAACAAATATCGTGATTTATCTTTACGCGTTCCAGAGAGACAGATACTAATTCCCTACGTGCATGGGATATTGCATCACAGTTATCCGAAGGCAAAAAAGCTCACGGTGATGGAGCTAAACAGATTTGAACGTCAGTACACTGTGATTGGCAAAGATGGTCAAGGTTATTATGTTGATTTAGGCAACGGAACATGCCAGTGCAAGTGTTTTGATATTGATCGGTATCCTTGTGTGCATGCACAGGCTGCGATCATCGCGCGTGGAGAAATGTCTGAAGactattgttctaagtattATTATATGGAGCAGTGGACTTTGGCATATTACAAGACAATATATCCAGTGCCTCATCATTCATTATGGGAAAGTTATGAAATTCCAGATGAAATCCTATCTCAGGTTGTCTACCCTCCGCATgtggaaagaaagaaaggaagACTACAAGAAACTAGATTTCCATCAGCTGGGGAATATCggaggaagaaaaagaagaagtatcCACCATTGGTGTGTGAGAATGATGGAATTGACAGCGATGAAAGTGGAAGCGATGGAATTGATGAATGA
- the LOC106381515 gene encoding uncharacterized protein At3g43530-like, which produces MAPKTRFTEQTNKEGAPEKKKKNESVVEKKKAAVEKKKAEAEKKKKDSVIKKKQAAVKRRREAVKKKRDAEKKKIETAEKKRKRDSGVDDESSSNPTKRPQTASSPEHQADPDHYPPLSTELPSQDDREGTPSPSVPIEPQKSPTQTPNEAENPLQAPITSTNRESGSPEAAINNDGQTIGSNNIDSNSHEAAIGSAAIDNDAPRTVESDDMTVEADRPAGFFFNPSNYGKGCKLSSRCHQHDFLNKTIGKLDASEKSWFQEHPQFKHIFHMDCTSTRKVMGLWMLLLRTMHTEKGRQAWFGVNGVPIRYSIREHSLLSGLYCHSYPENYQSIGRLKFARKYFKVKKTKDGKEKGLQVTEADVKEKLQKMKFDGSGDRLRMAVLYFLATVLRGRSKAGYFIEYFLLQAVEDLEFCTEFPWGRYTFDDCMKEIFHVRDHFRDGIPEHAQWVFPGFINPLEILAFECIPVLRERFREPVPNCFDGCPRMCKWKFKRTGTTGFPLDMIYRTLGNTKEIISVLEPKGNEVDLLYEIMDEGTFEDLELIDDSDTLDIAVDSWNKILMEPGKKIFWPDLYEMDVRTREQQEEAGGEAGGEAGGEAGGEAGGEAGGEAGGEAGVQTGGEAGRESLRELELKLNKRMDDGFALRDETIRLLEARVKELEEEKIQRESWSFQEGEMYGDKEAEILGDKEGEMHGDKEGEIHGDKDGDETNKDGDKADKDGDDEPDKEGEDGDKADKDGDDEPDKEGEDGDEADKGDEAEKDGEKQIEAEADKGDEAEKDSEKQIEAEAEKDGEKHIEVEAEKLMQDTEDGDEQSTLQIMADTAERFEKAAAEKAVVDKTDEVVDDDALEKEGEVRVDDALENTASVGDSQDPAEMPKRVPKRSHLLRSPFTPN; this is translated from the exons ATGGCTCCAAAGACTCGTTTCACCGAACAAACGAACAAAGAAGGTGcgccggagaagaagaagaagaatgagtcagtggtggagaagaagaaagctgcggtggagaagaagaaagctgaggcggaaaagaagaagaaagactctgtgataaagaaaaaacaagcaGCGGTGAAAAGGAGGAGAGAagccgttaaaaaaaaaagagatgcagagaaaaagaagattgaaaccgcagagaagaagaggaagcgaGACAGTGGTGTAGACGATGAGTCCTCGTCCAATCCAACCAAGCGGCCTCAGACCGCATCTTCACCAGAACATCAAGCCGATCCTGATCATTATCCGCCACTATCAACGGAGTTACCTTCGCAGGATGATAGAGAGGGTACGCCAAGCCCATCAGTTCCGATTGAGCCACAAAAATCACCTACTCAAACACCCAATGAGGCGGAGAATCCACTGCAAGCTCCAATAACTTCTACCAACAGAGAATCAGGCTCACCCGAGGCTGCCATTAACAATGACGGGCAAACG ATTGGATCTAACAACATAGATTCAAATTCACATGAGGCTGCTATTGGATCTGCTGCCATTGACAACGACGCTCCAAGAACG gtTGAGAGTGATGATATGACCGTAGAAGCTGACAGACCTGCTGGTTTTTTCTTCAATCCGAGCAACTATGGAAAGGGTTGCAAGCTCTCCTCAAGGTGCCATCAACACGATTTTCTGAACAAGACGATTGGTAAGTTGGATGCCTCAGAGAAGAGTTGGTTTCAGGAACATCCTCAGTTCAAGCATATATTCCACATGGATTGTACCTCAACAAGAAAAGTGATGGGATTGTGGATGTTGCTACTTCGTACTATGCATACAGAGAAGGGTCGACAAGCTTGGTTTGGGGTAAACGGTGTTCCAATTAGATACTCTATCAGGGAACATAGCCTCCTCTCTGGTTTATACTGCCACTCATATCCAGAAAACTATCAGAGCATAGGGAGACTGAAGTTTGCGAGAAAGTATTTTAAagtgaagaagacaaaggatgGGAAGGAAAAGGGTCTGCAAGTGACAGAAGCGGATGTTAAGGAGAAACTTCAGAAGATGAAATTTGATGGTAGTGGCGATCGTCTGAGGATGGCGGTTCTTTACTTTCTGGCTACAGTTTTAAGAGGAAGGTCCAAAGCAGGATACTTCATTGAGTATTTCCTTCTCCAAGCAGTAGAAGATTTGGAGTTTTGCACCGAATTTCCATGGGGCCGTTACACCTTTGATGATTGCATGAAGGAGATTTTTCATGTAAGGGATCATTTTCGTGATGGGATCCCAGAGCATGCACAGTGGGTATTTCCTGGGTTTATCAACCCTTTGGAG ATATTAGCATTTGAATGTATCCCTGTCCTTAGGGAAAGATTCAGAGAGCCTGTTCCAAACTGTTTTGATGGTTGTCCAAGAATGTGCAAATGGAAGTTCAAGAGGACCGGAACAACAGGATTTCCACTTGACATGATTTATCGGACGCTAGGAAACACAAAG GAGATTATCAGTGTTTTGGAACCAAAAGGAAATGAAGTAGACCTTTTGTATGAAATAATGGATGAAGGGACTTTTGAAGACTTGGAGCTGATAGATGATTCGGATACGCTAGACATAGCTGTTGACAGTTGGAACAAGATCCTAATGGAACCAGGGAAAAAAATCTTCTGGCCGGATCTATATGAGATGGATGTGAGAACCCGAGAGCAACAAGAGGAGGCAGGAGGCGAGGCAGGGGGCGAGGCAGGAGGCGAGGCAGGAGGAGAGGCAGGAGGCGAGGCAGGAGGCGAGGCAGGGGGTGAGGCAGGAGTTCAAACAGGGGGCGAAGCAGGTCGTGAGAGTTTAAGAGAATTAGAGTTGAAGTTGAACAAAAGAATGGATGATGGATTTGCATTGAGAGACGAAACAATTCGTCTTCTGGAAGCAAGAGTaaaggagttggaagaagaaaaaatccaGAGAGAAAGTTGGTCGTTCCAGGAGGGCGAGATGTATGGTGATAAGGAGGCTGAGATACTTGGTGATAAGGAGGGCGAGATGCATGGTGATAAGGAGGGTGAGATACATGGTGATAAGGATGGTGATGAGACTAACAAGGATGGTGATAAGGCTGATAAGGATGGTGATGATGAGCCTGATAAGGAGGGTGAGGATGGTGATAAGGCTGATAAGGATGGTGATGATGAGCCTGATAAGGAGGGCGAGGATGGTGATGAGGCTGACAAGGGTGATGAGGCTGAGAAGGATGGTGAGAAGCAGATTGAGGCAGAGGCTGACAAGGGTGATGAGGCTGAGAAGGATAGTGAGAAACAGATTGAGGCAGAGGCTGAGAAGGATGGTGAGAAACATATCGAGGTAGAGGCTGAGAAgttgatgcaag ATACTGAAGATGGAGATGAGCAATCTACACTTCAAATTATGGCAGACACTGCAGAGAGATTTGAGAAGGCTGCTGCGGAAAAAGCTGTTGTGGACAAGACAGATGAGGTTGTAGATgatgatgctttggagaaggaAGGTGAGGTTAGAGTTGATGACGCTTTAGAGAACACAGCTTCGGTTGGAGATTCACAGGATCCTGCTGAGATGCCAAAGAGGGTGCCCAAGCGTTCTCATTTGTTGAGGTCTCCTTTTACGCCAAACTGA
- the LOC106367233 gene encoding chalcone synthase 3 (The RefSeq protein has 3 substitutions compared to this genomic sequence), with the protein MVMGPSSLDEIRKAQRADGPAGILAIGTANPANHVLQAEYPDYYFRITNSEHMTDLKEKFKRMCDKSTIRKRHMHLTEEFLKENPNMCAYMAPSLDARQDLVVVEVPKLGKDAAVKAIKEWGQPKSKITHVVFCTTSGVDMPGADYQLTKLLGLRPSVKRLMMYQQGCFAGGTVLRLAKDLAENNRGARVLVVCSEITAVTFRGPSDTHLVSLVGQALFSDGAAALIVGSDPDVSAGEKPIFQMVSAAQTILPDSDGAIDGHLREVGLTFHLLKDVPGLISKNIEKSLDEAFKPLGISDWNSLFWIAHPGGPAILDDVEKKLGLKAEKMRATRHVLSEYGNMSSACVLFILDEMRRKSKEDGVATTGEGLEWGVLFGFGPGLTVETVVLHSVPL; encoded by the exons ATGGTGATGGGGCCTTCTTCGTTGGATGAGATCAGAAAGGCACAGAGAGCAGACGGTCCTGCAGGCATCTTAGCGATAGGTACGGCCAACCCTGCGAACCATGTGCTCCAAGCTGAGTATCCAGACTACTACTTCCGCATCACCAACAGTGAACACATGACCGACCTTAAGGAGAAGTTCAAGCGCATGT GCGATAAGTCGACCATAAGAAAACGCCACATGCACTTGACCGAGGAGTTCTTGAAAGAGAACCCTAACATGTGCGCCTACATGGCTCCTTCTCTCGACGCTAGACAAGACCTCGTGGTGGTTGAAGTCCCTAAGCTAGGCAAAGATGCAGCAGTGAAGGCCATCAAGGAGTGGGGTCAGCCTAAGTCAAAGATCACACACGTTGTCTTCTGCACCACCTCTGGAGTTGACATGCCTGGTGCTGACTACCAGCTCACCAAGCTCCTTGGCCTTCGCCCTTCCGTGAAGCGTCTCATGATGTACCAGCAAGGTTGCTTCGCCGGCGGCACTGTCCTCCGTCTCGCCAAGGACCTCGCTGAGAACAACCGTGGCGCACGTGTCCTCGTGGTCTGCTCTGAGATCACAGCCGTCACCTTCCGTGGCCCTTCTGACACCCACCTTGACTCACTCGTGGGACAAGCTCTCTTCAGCGACGGTGCAGCCGCGCTCATTGTCGGCTCGGACCCTGATGTCTCTGCTGGAGAGAAGCCCATCTTCGAGATGGTGTCTGCTGCTCAGACCATCCTCCCAGACTCGGACGGTGCCATAGATGGACACTTAAGGGAAGTGGGACTCACCTTCCATCTCCTCAAGGACGTCCCCGGACTCATCTCCAAGAACATTGAGAAGAGTCTAGACGAAGCGTTTAAACCCTTAGGGATAAGTGACTGGAACTCCCTCTTCTGGATAGCTCACCCTGGTGGTCCAGCGATCCTTGACGACGTTGAGAAGAAGCTAGGACTCAAGGCAGAGAAGATGAGAGCCACGCGTCACGTGTTGAGCGAGTATGGAAACATGTCTAGCGCCTGTGTCCTCTTTATATTGGATGAGATGAGGAGGAAGTCTAAGGAAGATGGTGTGGCCACGACAGGTGAAGGGTTAGAATGGGGTGTCTTGTTTGGGTTCGGACCAGGTCTCACCGTGGAGACAGTTGTCCTACACAGCGTTCCTGTCTAA